The window ACCGGCAGACCGGCGATATGGTTGCGAATCAAAGTTGTGGGCATAAGGGGAAATAATCAAACGGGCGGACGAATCGAAAACTCGAGACGGCGATTATTTGTCCACAGTAAGCGTGAGCCGTCCGCGCGGCAAGCGGTCGCGAGCATTTCTAGAACTCTCCTGCTGCCAGTCCGTGATTGCATCCGAAATCTGAGCCTGAAAGGCTCATTCCTGCAGCCCAGGGCGGAGACGCATGAGCGGCGCAGCTTTGGGGAAGCAGTGCGACACGTTTGTCCCGCCCTGAAGGGGCCGTTCCACAATTCGCGGCGTCTTGTTGAACGGCCCTGACAGCGCCGACGCGTCGTGCGGGCGGTTAACCCAGGACCTCGGCCGCCTGGCGCGGCTCCGGCCTGGGCTGTTAGAATCGGCCTTCAGGCCGACGTTTTATCCTGCCCTGCGTGAATACTGTGGGGAATGCTAAGCGCAAGGCCGTGGGCATGGCACCCTGCGAAACTGAATCGCTCGGTCCCAGTCTATCGTGCCGCCAAACGAACTGTTTTTGCGGTCGGCTCCGGTGCAGTGAGCGATTTGAGGAACACGGTCACCTGATTGCGTTCTCCCGGTTTAAGTTGGAAGAATTTCAGGGCCGACGACGCGCCTTGGCCGCCGTGGAAGGCGATCGCTTGTTCGAGCGTGTCGGCGCGGCCGTCGTGCAAATAGGGACCCGAATCGCGAACGCCCCACAGCGGCGCGGTCCGCCATTCTTGACGCAATGCGCCGACCAGCTTCGCCAATTGCTGCGGCGTCATTTTCGCCTGGAATTGCTGGACGGGCTGGCCGGGGCCAGCAAATGGTGCCAAACCGCCCGCCGGAGCGACCGCCATCGGGGAATCATCCTGTTCCTCTTCCGGAGCGTCGGGCGTGAACACGCCGTAGTTGCCCGAGTCGCCCAATTCCGGGCCCATGTCGTGCAACAACAGATCGCTATACAGGCCGCTCACTACACCCACCTTTTCGACATGGCAATTCGCGCAGCCGACGCTGGCGAAGAGCTTGTGGCCGGCGCTGATCGTAGCTGCTTCTTGGGCGGTGGCCGGCTTGCGTTCGGTCGGCGCCGGCAGGTTTCGCAAGTAGCTGACCAAAGCGTCGCACTCGGCTTTGTTCATATCCAAGCCGGGCGCTTTGTAGTTCGGCTTGAGCGGCACGCCAGCCTGCTCGTGGCCGGGCACGTTCAAACCGAGCTCGACCGCGCAGGCGGTGAGAGCAAAATCTTCGAGCGACGGTTTTTGAGCCTTCCAACCAAAGCGGCCGATCTTGCCGTCTTTTTGCTTCGCTGGCCGGCCGGCCACGTCGGGATATTTTTCATGCTCGGCCTTGGCCAGATCGACGATCGTCTTTTCCGGAATCGCGTCGATCAACCCGATGCCGAACAGGGCAATTGGATTTCGTTGCGAATGACTGATTTGCACGTTGCCGGTTTGAAATGTGGTGTTGAACGTTCCCGAATGCTTCATTTGCACTTCGTTTTGCAAGATGGCAGCTTCCGAATTCGTTGCGACCTGCTGGGTGATTGGCGGCGCCGAGGCAATGGTCGGGCCGGCCGGCGGAGCGAGATCGCTTTCCACATCTTTGGCGGGGGTGTTCGGATTCGTGACGGTTTGGCCACCTTCCACCGTGACCGTAAGATTGCCGCTTGCAACGGTCGGCGGTGGCACATCGGTTGTGGTGACAGGAGCAACCGCGGCCGGTTCGGCGAGAGTATCCATGAACGGATTCGAGGGCTGCCCGCTAAACACGCCTTGCCGCCATTGCTGGTATTTCGGGTCTGTGCCGAAATGGTGCAGCACGACGCTGCGGGCTGTCGCGAAACCCGGATGGATCTTCATTAATTCCTTCTTCGCCCGTTCCTTGGCCAGCTTCCTTTCCGCGGTCGTCGGCTTGCGCGGAGCCGCAACCGGCTTGGCGTTTGCCGTAGGCTGCACGGGCACCGGTGGGGCTAGGCCGCCAAACGCCAGATTGAACAATCCTTGCGGCAACGTTTGCGGCGGAGGAACAAACTGCGGCGGCGCGTCGTTTACCGAAATGCTGAAAGCCGTGATGATATCGACATTCTTGCTCGCCGGCCCGGCGCCGCCGACACCCCCTTGGTTGTGGCAAGCGATGCAAGAGCTATCGTTGAACACCGGTCCCAAGCCATCGCCGCCGTGGGCCCGCGAATCATTCGGTAGCCATTCGCGGGCAAACAATTCGGCCCCGTCGGGCGCTGCTTCAGGTTTCGCCGCGAGGTTCGCGTTTGCGGCCGGCTTTGCTGCCGCTTGTTTTGCCGTAGGCCGCTGGGGGACTGGCTCCGTCGCAAAGGCCGACTGGCGCGAGATGCTGAACAGCGAGCACGCGGCCGCCAACGCCGCTGCCGCAAAAACCGCCGCCCGCAATTTGGCCGCGACTGCAAAACGCGATTCAGCCCGGTTCGCGCGCATACGACACCTCAATGTGTAAAGAGAAGAGATCGAAATCCAATTCGACGGCAAGCGATAGATGCCCGCCTTCTGCCGACCGCATTATAAAGCGTGAATTTCCGAGAACACAAGGAAATCTTAGGGGGTGCAGTTTGGTTTTCACGAACTCGGCAATTTAGCGCCTGGCAGGTTCAGCGGATTCAATGATCGTCGGCGGCGCCGGGCGGACCGAATCGGCGCGGGCGAACGTGAACGCACCTACCCATAATGGAAGCATGCCCGACATCGTCGGGTCGAGCGGAAGCGATTGCCGGCTCACATAGAGAAAACCGTTTTTCTCTCGCGAGAGCGTGCTGATGCCGGGCTCGACATGGCGGAGCAGCGAGGCCAGCGAGGGAAGCATCGACGCGTTGACATCGAGCCCCTCTTGCTGCATGTGCGACGCCGCAATCGTGGCGAAGATTTGCAGCACGGGGTAAGTAATCTTCAACGTCGCCGCCGTGTCTTGATAGGTGATCAACACGGGGCTCGCCGCTTTGAGTTTCTCGGCCACGACCGGGATGTCGGCCAGCGACCCGGCTGCCGGATCGCGCGAGAGATAGGCACGGATGTTTTGCGGCGAAAGCGAAATGATCCATTGCTTGTCGGTGATGCACCATGCCGGCGCAAAGGGAATTTCTCCACCCGGCACGTTGAGATAATAGATTTTCTGCTTTTGAAACGTCGTCTCCTCAATCGCCGCACCGCTGCTGGCGCCGACCGGATTCTTGCGCACGAATTCGACGAATTGCTCGTTGGTTTTCACCAGCCGGTCGTGGTCTTTCACGGAGGCGACCATCGTCAGCCCCGTGATGATCAAACCCCCTTCGCCCGGCGAATTGTAAACGCACCACGAGTCGCCGAGCGTTTGCAAGAAATCTTCCTGCACGCGAAACCCGAGCGCCGATTCCATTTGCTTGACCCCGTCGGCCATCTGCGCTCCGGCGCCGGCGTCGATCGTGCTGATGCCGGACAAGATTGTTTTCCACACTTCGGCCGGCGGCACGCGGGCTGCGATGGCGAAAGACGCATCCTTGGGGATTGGCACTAAATCGGCGGCCGTGAGCGGAACCGAGCCGAACCAGGTCAACAGCCCCCTTGGCTCGCCGTCGAATTGTAGCCACGACTTGCTGACACAGCCGGTGCCGTCCAGACCGCTGACATTGGCAAACCCGGCGACTTGATCCACGCCCGCGGCGTGCAAAGCAGCTTGACCTTGCAGGCCCAGAAACGGCGCTGCCGTGGCGAGCACTTTCTTGACGTTGAGATAGTGCACGGTGCCGATGCGCTCGACCGGCAGCTTTTTCTTGAGCGCCACGAGCCAGTCGGGCGTTGGCCCAGACAGGCGCGTCGAGATCGCATCGGCCGAACCATCGCCGATACCGACGATGAGGTACTTTCCGCGAAAGCCCCATTCCACGGTCGGGACCCCCGGCGGCGTGGGGAGCTTGTTCCATTTCACGGAAGCCGGGGCCTGCGCGACTGCTGTGGCCCCGCCGTTTGCGTTCGGCCCCAGCAGCATCTGTTCCAGTTTTTCAAGAGTCGCCTCGACCTGGGCGGTATCGTCGCCGGTGCCGACGACGATTCCGCCGGCGACGGCTGGCCCGAGTGGCCCGACTTCGGCCTTGGATATGAAAGCAGCGACCGGACGCGTCAGCAGCATGTGGAGCAAGCCCGGGCCTTCAGCGCCGAGCAGCTTGCCTTGCGGTGTCGGCGGAGCTCCTTTGCGAATCGCAGCAGCCAACGCCCGACCAACGTCGCGTACGAAATTGCGCACTTCCGGCTCTGCCGCGAGCTGCTCCGTTTGATTCCTACTTTTGGGATCCGGTTCTGCAACGCCTGAGGCGGTGAAATACCAAACGCAATCCGCCGGAGCCACATGTGCCATCACCGGGTCTTCAGGCAGCGGCGGCACCGCCAACGGGACGCCAGCTCCGCCGCCCAACAACATCACCAGGAGCCAGCTAAACGGAGTGGCGACAGCCATGAGATTACTCCTGGAACGGAGATTCCGAAAATGGAGCGAAGAGCAAACCGCTTGCGAGCATACGCGGCAGCAGTAGAAAAGTCCACTATTTCGGTCGGTCGCCTACCCCGCAGCTTAGCGCGATTCTTCTGTCGATGCGTACAAGCGGCCGGCGGCGATGTATTGCTCGACGGCCCGAGGCGTCCGGTAGCGAATGCTCAAGCCGGCCGCGGTTCGGCGGCGAATAGCGCTCGCGCTCAGTTCCACCAGCGGCATCTCGACCGCCAAGCGGCGAATCGCTTCGAGCCGATCGGCGGAAATCAGTGTTGCCAGCGGTGAAAAATCGGGCGGCGGACCGCCGGCTCGCCGCACCGCCACCGGCAAGGCCAGCGCGCAGATCCGCGCCGGATCGCGCCATGTCGCCAGTTCGGCGAGCGAATCGGAGCCGAGCAAGAGAAAGAGTTCGCTGGCCGGCAGTTGAGCGTGCAGGGCCTCGAGCGTATCGACCGTGTAGCTGATTCCGCCGCGATCGAGTTCCATCGTCGAAACGACGAACGCCGGTTGGCCGCCGGTCGCCAGCCGCAGCATATCGACGCGCTTCATGCCGTCGGTCAGCTCGGAGCCGCGCTTGTGTGGCGGATTCGCCGCCGGTATGAACCACACTTGATTCAGGGCAACCTGCTCGCGGCAACATTCCGCGAGAAGCAGATGCCCATAGTGAACCGGATCAAAACTGCCACCGAACAGACCGATACGCATGGGCAACCACCAATGTGCAACTTGAGGAAAGGATTTTCGCCAAACGGACAAAGCGGCGCCATCCCCACGGCTTTGCGTGGGCATTGCTTTTGGCAGTTTTACCGGCGGCTAGCGCCTTGCCGCTCACGCGCGTGAACGGCAAGGCGCTAGCCGCCGATTACACGCCCGCTTAGGGGCAATGGGCATGGCATCCAGTTATCGGCGACCGCCGGCGATTAGCCGCTCGCCATGATCTCGCGCAGCGATTCGGTCAATCGCGAAATATCGGCCTCATTGGTGTAGGCATGCGGGCTGATGCGCAAGCCGCCGCCGCGCACGCTCAACACGACTCCGCGCTGCAATAGTTGCCGTGCCGCTTGGGCCAGGTCCCGGCCGGGAAGATTGAATCGCACGATTCCCGAATTGTGCGCAGATTGATCGCGATGGCTTGTCACCACGGCGCCGATTTCGCCGAGCCGGCGGCAGGCCACGCCGGTCAACGCGAGAATTCGCCGGCCGATCGACTCGGCGCCAAGTTCCAGAAGCAATTCCAGGCTGGCCGCCAGACCGAGAAAGCCGACCATGTTCGTCGCCGCCCCTTCGAATCGGGCTGCGGTGTCTTTCAGGCGGATTTCGATGCGCGTGTAATCGGAAGCGTTGGTCATGCTGCCGTGCCCAAGGCAGGGAACTCGAAGCCGGTCGAGATGCTCGCGGCGGATGAAGAAGAGCCCGGCCGCTTCGGGGCCCAACATCCATTTTTGGCCGCCGGCGGCGAGAAAATCGATGCCCAATTGATGCACGTGGATCGGGAATGTTCCGAGTGCTTGAATTGCATCGACAAACAACAAGGCCCCCCGGCGATGCGCAATCTCCGCCGTGGCCGCCAGATCGTTTCGCCAACCGCTGGCGTAGCCGACCCAACTAATCGTCAGGATTCGCGTCCGCTCGTCACACGCATCGGCCAGACGATTCAGATCGACTCGGCCATTGTCGGTCGGCACTCGACGTGTCTCGACGCCGCGGTAGGCTTGGTTGATCCAGGGATACAGGTTCGCCGGAAATTCGTCCGCCAGCGTCACGACATTGTCGCCCGACTGCCAGGGAAATCCTTCGGCAACGATGTTGATTCCTTCGGTCGTGCTGCGCAAGAGGGCGATTTCTTCGGGAATGCCGCCGACAAGCTGCGCCGCAATCGTGCGCAGCGATTCATAGTGCGCCTTGAATTTCAACCACGAGGCAACCCCGTTTTCCGCTTGCTCCTCGGCCCAAGCGACGACCGTGTCCGCCGACGGGCGCGGCAACGGCGAAACCGCAGCGTGGTCGAAATACGCCCAACGGCCGACGACGGGCATTTGACGGCGGAAGCGGTCCCACTTCGGATCGTCGGCTAGCTCGGCGGTCATATGGCGGATGCTCCGGCTCTTGGCACGGGAAACGAATTCTGATCACGGCCTTCGGCCGTCCGATTGGCGATATAGTGAATTCTGACACTTCGGAGCGACAACGCCAGTCATCCACGCTTCCGCGATCGGGTCGCGCGGTCAAGTGCCCCGCCGCGCGGGGCGTATGCAGGGGCCAATTCGCCGGCCAATAGGATGGATCGTTTTTGGCGCCTGTATTCCGCCGCTTTCGCCCAAACCCGTTGCCGGTTAATCTGTTGCCACCGTTAAAATCGGCCCATTGCAAGCGAATGGGGGCACCCGCCAGTGACTATCGAACCTCATCCTCACGAACGTTCGGCAAGGAAAATCGGGCAAAATGGGCGAGTGACAGCGTTTAGGCTTGAACTATACTGGGAAAGCTTTCATAACGTGGAAAATATTTCCATCCGCTTCCGGCCAACTCTTCCTCGGACCCAATGCCGATTTCTACTCTAAGCTCATTCTCCATTCGCAAGTTGTCCCTCCTGAGCCGGCAGCCGCGAGGAAGCACCTGATGGCCAAGACTTTGACCGTGCTTGGGATGGTGGTTGCCGTCCTAGTGCTTGCGGTGTTTGCACTCGATTTGTCGATCAAATTCCCCTTCGAGCGGGTGAGCGTCGCCATGGATGTCGTGGCAATCGCCTGCGCGGGAATTCTCGGCTATTTGAGTTGGACCACCTACAAGGAACAACTGTAGGGGCAAGAGAACAGGGGCCCAGGAGTCGGAAATGGCAGGCAACGGCGTGCTGGGATCACGCTGCTCGGAGGATCGATCCGCTCGCCCGCACCGGCGCTGGCCCAGAAAGCTGCGAGATTGCTGCCGCGATTGGGCAAACCCGCAGTAGTCCAGCTTGCCGGCGGCCTTCGATATGCCGCACGATGCCGGGCAATCCGCCCAAGCGGTCGGCTCCATTGCCGGACGAGATCGCCGCGATATCGACAGCCAAGTGCAGCGAAGCTTGATTCCGAATCGATCGATCGATGGCACATCGAATCCGGCTTGCCGAGCGCCACTCTGAGATCCGGCCGGGCCCGGTCAATACAAAGTCGGGCGAAACGAGCCATAGCCCATAGCGCAAAGGCAAGATTCCGGCAGCGTTCTTGCTCGGCGATGCATCGCGCGCCGGCGAGCGAACGGCTGTGAAACCATATTTCCCGAGCAATTCTGCCGGCGCCGCGGCCGCCTCGCCAAGCGCCACGGTCGAAATCGAAATTCCAGCGCAGCGGGCTCGGGCAGTGCGAGCGAGAATCTCTGCAACCAATCGGCTGCGCGCGGCGGTCAGTGGGCTAGAATCGGCGAGATGCCCGTCGTCATCAACTCGCAATCCCGCTACGTGACCGATTCCGGCGGCGAGCGCTTGGGCAAGCGTGGGATCGCCGACCGGATCATTGGTAAACCACGTCGCCGACATGCCGGCGGCGTTGAGGTGCTCGAGTACGCGTCCGGCCGTTTTTAATGTGCGAGCAGGCCGATTGCTACTGATTTCCAAAGGGGTCGATGGCAAATCGATGGAAATGAAAAGCAGCGCGCCAAGAGATTGAGAACGCATCGCTGAATATCTCGCGGATCCAAAAAGTGGGCTGAACGGCTGCACGCGATCCGTTGCGATTCGCATTTTTGGAACTCGACTCTTTCCCGGCCCCGACTGCATCAAAACGCCGGTGGGCCAATCAGGCTACGCCGCTTTTCGCCTTTCGCAAGAAGCCTTGCCGCTCGCAACGATTTTGACGGCCACAGGTAGGTCAGGCTTTCCAGCCTGACATTCCTCGGCTTCGTCAGCCTCGAAAGGCTGACCTACGGCAATCCGTGTCACTACCACACCGCCCCGTCGCTTGCGATTCGCGTGCGCGGTGATTAGCATGGGCGAATCGCGCCCCGGCCGACTCCCCGCCTGCCTCCCTCCCCCCCACACGCCCGCTGGAGATTCTTTGATGCCTGCCGCACGGCAGTCCGTTACGGGCAATCGTTGGCCCGATTGGTTTCGATTCTTCCAACCACGGTGCTTCGTTCGCTCGCGTCGACCGCGGCAAGTGCTGGGAAGATGGTGTTCGCTCGGAGTGATTTCGTTCGTCGCGATATCGCTGTTTGCAGCGAAGTGTGGAGCGGCCGCAGGCGGCGCTGCAGACTCGCTCGACGATGAGGAGCCCGCCAAATCGCCTGGGCTTATCGCCACGTACACGATTGGGGCCGACAACGCCAACGCGAAAGCGCCGGCAGTTCGCCGCTACGAAAGCGTGCCGACATTTCTGCTTGGTTCCGGCGAATCGCCCGATCCGCGCTTGCCGATAAAGGGTTGGCAAGTGACGTGGGACGGAGTGATCCAGGTGTTGCATCCGGGCAAGTATCGATTTTCGGCAGCGCACAGCGGGCCGCTCAAGATTGTGCTGGATGGCAAAGCGGTGTTGGATCAAGCCGAGCCAGGCCAGCATTCGGCGCCTGGGGCAGAAGTGCAACTGGCGTTTGGAACCTTGCCGATTCGGATTTCCTTCCGATCACAGCAGCCGGCAACGTCTTTGAAAATCTACTGGCAATCGGATTCGATCGCCCGCGAGCCGCTGCCGGCCAAATCGCTGGGGCACACCAAGGCGTCGCCGCCGATCATCGACGCGTTTTTCGATGGCCGGCTGGCAGTGGAAGAACATAGCTGCGTGGCATGCCACAAGCCGAGCGACGCGGTGAAATTGTCAATGTCGCTCATCACGCGCCCCGGCCCGCGGCTGACTGACGCCGGCGAGCGGCTGAACGCCGCGTGGATCTACCATTGGCTCGACAATCCGCAAGCGATACGGCCGGAAGCCGTCATGCCGCGGCTTTTTGGCGACGACGAGCATGGCCGGCTCGAGCGATATGCCGTGGCCGTGTATTTGGCCTCGCAAGGCCATCCGCTGGCAGCGGAACCGGTCGAAGGTGAATCGCAGTTGGTTGCCCGTGGCGAGCGGCTTTACAACCAGACCGGCTGCATCGTGTGCCACGAAAGACATGGCTCGCAAGAAGCACGAGCGACGTTGCATGGATTGTGCCAAAAGACCACGCACACTTCCGTGGCCGCGTATTTGCAAAATCCGGCCAGCGTCGATCCAGCCGGGCGCATGCCGAGCCTCAGCCTCGACAAGGCCGACGCCACGAGCCTCGCGCTCTATTTGATCCGCCGCGATGAGCCGACGATGAAATCGCTCAATCTGCCTGCGGCACCGGCCGTGGCCGGCCTGCAGGAAGCCTTGGGTGCGGCGGAAAAATCCGGCGGCGAGCTCTCCGCCGAAGAGGCCGTCAAACTGGCGACAGAACCGGTCGAAACGCGGCTTGCCGCGCTCGGCCGGCAAGTCATGGTGAGCAAGAACTGTGCGGCTTGCCACGAATTTACTCCTGCCGGCGAAAAGAAGCCGCTCGATCGCACGTTCGCGGTGAACGACTTCGCCGCGATCGCCAAAGCGCCGGCCGGCGGATGCCTGGGAAATCATTCGGCCGACGGCAAAGTGCCACAATTTGGCCCGATGCTCGATCGCCGCGCCGTGGTCGAGTTTCTGAAGCAATCGCTCGCCGCGCCCGGTTCTCCTGCCCCGGGCGAATTCGCCCGGCTGACGCTCGCGAGACTGAATTGCACGGGTTGCCATCAGCGCAGCGGCTTTGGTGGATTGACCAAGGATGTGGTGGCAAAGATCGCCGAAAACGCCTCGCCGGAAATGGCCGAAATGGTCAGCCCGCCGCCGTTGACGGATGTTACCGACAAGCTTCTGGCCACGTATATCGACGCAGTGTTGTTCGACGGCCGGCGGTCGCGCCCTTGGATGAGCTTGCGGATGCCACAGTTCTCCAAGCCGATGATCGCCGTGGTGCCAGCCGGTTTGGCAGCCCTTGATGGTGATCCCTTGCGCCACGAGCCGCAGCGATTCGCCGACGACAAAGCGATGGACGACGCGGGCCGCACGCTCGTCGGCGCAAAAGGCTTCGGCTGCACGAAATGCCACGACATGCTTGGCAAACCGAGCGGCGGCACGCGCGGGCCCGACCTGTCGCTCGTGGCCGATCGCGTGAATTTCGATTGGTTCGACCGCTGGATGATCGACCCGCAGCGAATTCAGCCGGGGACGCGGATGCCGACCGTGTTTCTCAACGGCGTCAGCCCATATAAGAACATCTTGGATGGCAATGCAGAGCGCCAGCGGCGGGCGATTTGGTCGTATCTCTCACACAGCAAGAGTCTGCCGCCGCCGGAGGGCTTGGAGAATGAAAAGCCGCCCGAGGTGGTTCAGCAAACTGCCGCCGGATATGAAACGGTGCGTTCGTTCATGCCCGATCTGTCGGCCCGGGCGATGGCGATTCGCTACGCCAACGGTGTGCACCTTGGCTACGATCTGCAAGCCTGCCGATTGGCGTATTCGTGGTCGGGCGGCTTCGTGAATATGGGGCCGGCGTGGAACGATCGCGGCGGCAATAAGCTCCAATTGAAAGGGCCTGTGTTCTGGAAATCGCCCGGCGGATTTCCTTGGGATGTGACCCCCTCGTCGTCGCCGATTCCGGATTTTTCGGGCCGAGACAAAGACATTTCGCT of the Pirellulales bacterium genome contains:
- a CDS encoding aminotransferase class V-fold PLP-dependent enzyme, whose amino-acid sequence is MTAELADDPKWDRFRRQMPVVGRWAYFDHAAVSPLPRPSADTVVAWAEEQAENGVASWLKFKAHYESLRTIAAQLVGGIPEEIALLRSTTEGINIVAEGFPWQSGDNVVTLADEFPANLYPWINQAYRGVETRRVPTDNGRVDLNRLADACDERTRILTISWVGYASGWRNDLAATAEIAHRRGALLFVDAIQALGTFPIHVHQLGIDFLAAGGQKWMLGPEAAGLFFIRREHLDRLRVPCLGHGSMTNASDYTRIEIRLKDTAARFEGAATNMVGFLGLAASLELLLELGAESIGRRILALTGVACRRLGEIGAVVTSHRDQSAHNSGIVRFNLPGRDLAQAARQLLQRGVVLSVRGGGLRISPHAYTNEADISRLTESLREIMASG
- a CDS encoding di-heme oxidoredictase family protein, whose protein sequence is MRANRAESRFAVAAKLRAAVFAAAALAAACSLFSISRQSAFATEPVPQRPTAKQAAAKPAANANLAAKPEAAPDGAELFAREWLPNDSRAHGGDGLGPVFNDSSCIACHNQGGVGGAGPASKNVDIITAFSISVNDAPPQFVPPPQTLPQGLFNLAFGGLAPPVPVQPTANAKPVAAPRKPTTAERKLAKERAKKELMKIHPGFATARSVVLHHFGTDPKYQQWRQGVFSGQPSNPFMDTLAEPAAVAPVTTTDVPPPTVASGNLTVTVEGGQTVTNPNTPAKDVESDLAPPAGPTIASAPPITQQVATNSEAAILQNEVQMKHSGTFNTTFQTGNVQISHSQRNPIALFGIGLIDAIPEKTIVDLAKAEHEKYPDVAGRPAKQKDGKIGRFGWKAQKPSLEDFALTACAVELGLNVPGHEQAGVPLKPNYKAPGLDMNKAECDALVSYLRNLPAPTERKPATAQEAATISAGHKLFASVGCANCHVEKVGVVSGLYSDLLLHDMGPELGDSGNYGVFTPDAPEEEQDDSPMAVAPAGGLAPFAGPGQPVQQFQAKMTPQQLAKLVGALRQEWRTAPLWGVRDSGPYLHDGRADTLEQAIAFHGGQGASSALKFFQLKPGERNQVTVFLKSLTAPEPTAKTVRLAAR
- the nadD gene encoding nicotinate-nucleotide adenylyltransferase, whose product is MRIGLFGGSFDPVHYGHLLLAECCREQVALNQVWFIPAANPPHKRGSELTDGMKRVDMLRLATGGQPAFVVSTMELDRGGISYTVDTLEALHAQLPASELFLLLGSDSLAELATWRDPARICALALPVAVRRAGGPPPDFSPLATLISADRLEAIRRLAVEMPLVELSASAIRRRTAAGLSIRYRTPRAVEQYIAAGRLYASTEESR
- a CDS encoding PA14 domain-containing protein is translated as MPAARQSVTGNRWPDWFRFFQPRCFVRSRRPRQVLGRWCSLGVISFVAISLFAAKCGAAAGGAADSLDDEEPAKSPGLIATYTIGADNANAKAPAVRRYESVPTFLLGSGESPDPRLPIKGWQVTWDGVIQVLHPGKYRFSAAHSGPLKIVLDGKAVLDQAEPGQHSAPGAEVQLAFGTLPIRISFRSQQPATSLKIYWQSDSIAREPLPAKSLGHTKASPPIIDAFFDGRLAVEEHSCVACHKPSDAVKLSMSLITRPGPRLTDAGERLNAAWIYHWLDNPQAIRPEAVMPRLFGDDEHGRLERYAVAVYLASQGHPLAAEPVEGESQLVARGERLYNQTGCIVCHERHGSQEARATLHGLCQKTTHTSVAAYLQNPASVDPAGRMPSLSLDKADATSLALYLIRRDEPTMKSLNLPAAPAVAGLQEALGAAEKSGGELSAEEAVKLATEPVETRLAALGRQVMVSKNCAACHEFTPAGEKKPLDRTFAVNDFAAIAKAPAGGCLGNHSADGKVPQFGPMLDRRAVVEFLKQSLAAPGSPAPGEFARLTLARLNCTGCHQRSGFGGLTKDVVAKIAENASPEMAEMVSPPPLTDVTDKLLATYIDAVLFDGRRSRPWMSLRMPQFSKPMIAVVPAGLAALDGDPLRHEPQRFADDKAMDDAGRTLVGAKGFGCTKCHDMLGKPSGGTRGPDLSLVADRVNFDWFDRWMIDPQRIQPGTRMPTVFLNGVSPYKNILDGNAERQRRAIWSYLSHSKSLPPPEGLENEKPPEVVQQTAAGYETVRSFMPDLSARAMAIRYANGVHLGYDLQACRLAYSWSGGFVNMGPAWNDRGGNKLQLKGPVFWKSPGGFPWDVTPSSSPIPDFSGRDKDISLGAILKLDAPFQPTRLDFRGYQLTPGGPTFRYELQLGAGERARFHETVVSLHTDLANGVLRDATVETPAGRTVWLNAADADEAPQWTTADGHSGQLDEIDKTAPADAVVRCKQDGKPVLLHLRSAPEGTVWQAMKQGGRWAVVLRDSLNGSATEARLVLAVLCPVNPAAAEPVAAGEAKAK